A genomic stretch from Setaria viridis chromosome 1, Setaria_viridis_v4.0, whole genome shotgun sequence includes:
- the LOC117843664 gene encoding uncharacterized protein — protein MVNFIEAQKPLLSRLMKMAGLRPIEIELEPGTTMHIWAPKHHVGKKGTTISPLEPTSAATAAKKSKSSKKRSPESKPNVVLIHGFAAEGNVTWQFNFGVLVSRYNLYIPDLMFFGGSSTASADRSPDFQAGCVAAALARLGVARCDVVGFSYGGMVAFKLAEARPDLVRSLCVSGSVVAMTDAVNREAMERLGAGSSAELLMPETLKGLKALLSISMYKKMWFPDRFYKDYLKVMFTNRKERMELLQGLLTSTMDAKIPVFQQKIMLLWGEEDKIFDIELAKKMKEQLGDNCFLHGIRKAGHLLHVERPCAYNRQLQRWLAYVNSPAGGDQAS, from the exons ATGGTCAACTTCATCGAGGCGCAGAAACCGCTGCTGTCGCGGCTGATGAAGATGGCCGGGCTCCGCCCCATCGAGATCGAGCTGGAGCCGGGCACCACCATGCACATCTGGGCGCCCAAGCACCACGTCGGCAAGAAGGGCACCACCATCAGCCCGCTCGAGCctacctccgccgccaccgccgccaagaAGTCCAAAAGTAGCAAAAAGAGGAGCCCGGAGTCGAAGCCCAACGTCGTGCTCATCCACGGCTTCGCCGCCGAGGGCAACGTGACGTGGCAGTTCAACTTCGGCGTGCTCGTGTCGCGCTACAACCTCTACATCCCGGACCTCATGTTCTTCGGCGGGTCCTCGACGGCGAGCGCCGACCGGTCGCCGGACTTCCAGGCGGggtgcgtggcggcggcgctggcgcggctGGGCGTGGCGCGGTGCGACGTCGTGGGGTTCAGCTACGGCGGGATGGTGGCGTTCAAGCTGGCGGAGGCGCGGCCGGATCTGGTGCGGTCGCTGTGCGTGTCCGGGTCCGTGGTGGCCATGACGGACGCCGTGAACAGGGAGGCCATGGAGCGGCTGGGCGCGGGGTCGTCGGCCGAGCTGCTCATGCCCGAGACGCTCAAGGGGCTCAAGGCCCtgctctccatctccatgtacAAGAAGATGTGGTTCCCGGACAGGTTCTACAAGGACTACCTCAAG GTGATGTTCACCAACAGGAAGGAGAGGATGGAACTGTTGCAGGGGCTGTTAACCAGCACCATGGACGCCAAGATCCCTGTTTTCCAACAG AAAATAATGCTGCTGTGGGGCGAGGAGGACAAGATCTTCGACATCGAGCTCGCCAAGAAGATGAAAGA GCAGCTCGGCGACAACTGCTTCCTGCACGGCATCCGCAAGGCCGGCCACCTGCTCCACGTCGAGCGGCCGTGCGCCTACAACCGCCAGCTCCAGAGGTGGCTCGCCTACGTCAACTCCCCCGCCGGAGGAGACCAGGCCAGCTGA